A single Hippocampus zosterae strain Florida chromosome 1, ASM2543408v3, whole genome shotgun sequence DNA region contains:
- the LOC127599781 gene encoding H-2 class II histocompatibility antigen, A-U alpha chain-like: MKTLLVFLVLLLRCGDAAADVIHTDIQMTGCSETEGAAYFSLDDEDIWVADFTANRVVDTQPSFVDHVTYGKDTFQWAMQNLIICRRNLNVTQKALKDQPLESDPPSHPIVYPKDNVALGEKNSLVCHVSGFFPAPVKVHWTKNGERVAGAVSRATSAFPDKDGSFHQTFQLDFTPAQDDIYSCVVEHPALERPRNSFWTVKVNQPGIGATVFCALGLTVGLVGVATGTFFLIKGNKCN; encoded by the exons ATGAAGACGCTGCTGGTCTTTCTCGTCCTCTTACTCCGTTGTGGCGACGCCGCGGCAGACG TCATCCACACAGACATCCAAATGACTGGCTGCTCTGAGACGGAAGGAGCAGCGTACTTCTCTCTGGACGACGAGGACATATGGGTTGCCGATTTCACCGCCAACAGGGTTGTGGATACACAGCCCAGCTTTGTGGATCACGTCACCTATGGCAAAGATACGTTTCAGTGGGCAATGCAGAATCTAATCATATGCAGAAGAAACCTCAACGTAACTCAGAAAGCATTGAAGGATCAGCCACTAGAATCTG ATCCTCCCTCCCATCCCATCGTCTACCCGAAAGACAATGTGGCTCTCGGAGAGAAGAACTCACTTGTATGCCACGTGAGCGGCTTCTTTCCGGCGCCTGTCAAAGTTCACTGGACCAAGAATGGAGAGCGAGTGGCGGGCGCAGTGAGCCGCGCCACCAGCGCCTTTCCCGATAAGGATGGCTCCTTCCACCAGACCTTCCAACTGGATTTCACTCCCGCGCAAGACGACATCTACTCGTGCGTGGTGGAACATCCGGCCCTGGAGCGTCCACGCAACAGCTTCTGGA CGGTGAAGGTGAACCAGCCGGGTATCGGAGCCACCGTCTTCTGTGCACTGGGGCTGACTGTGGGACTTGTGGGCGTGGCCACCGGAACCTTCTTCCTCATCAAAGGAAACAAATGCAACTGA
- the ctc1 gene encoding CST complex subunit CTC1: MDDMDPVQLFRDQFNPQTEAEVRWLEELFHFVREHLWPLKTGPQGAPCCQTADEGVSHLSATLLKRIRGKMSNTCSLPLSYRPVCISELLSHQRLACVSNLSWSTSEERASAEEATALLPGQRTLPRAHLLLMGRLTHGRDGDWTLTDRSGSIRCEVLSPSPLWMGRLIFLPSWHYIPHDASGQAQPEAPGYVEVIGSPVLLCPGPAQKLSSNPVAIGEAAALIHDRVPGLRLSIFGQVTSVCPLLVISGTSFFFLTLSDEMHTLPVLVKKNSKLWWGQCVSLGESVCVTALRVCVLRPWGEKSILCVTDHSEIHKTHDRRRPPEEDTPPDPAPLPPKSEPRRCEGEPDGKESQVISYQGTVTEVVSAGAGLYVMDRKLGLCLAYQPELKRKLRVGDALALHHIHFLYQPCPDFPPSMLCTCLRSTVTVTKFSAVLASDSDRNCPDDGVLQRLLVERNPDVSQYLWTCHLCSQLRHSLLPSTSPQCTCLLSWKLMEVAFGQGQRSRRDIYAEMLDKPHTCPLTQYDGDSVQLQYVSLSELSDSLQEDCWASLCLSSLLPPDGGGLTRAQMNAALAWSSRTLRSDPKHKLQPGETLRQRPLLLVGVLELPSGASLHTLQLRDRTGAIACVITETTQEKPAGHSAAFNTAWIGCLVCVQQFTMVTERFLQSDFPSYQHLNKHKFITYKHCSIYLQFSQESIHILSPSVAMEIHLRDKGEESREEEEEKETVARKRRETAEDREPSRPLRLSPVTAPTCVSVVLRVEQKTGVMWREDAEASFSVTATVIGPVKAWGRDPKNRPMKDFETGNEKKVTLLCSGASARWFPLLQPGRVYRLVASGTHDVSVLAADAGPRWGQDVTLPVQPDWKFHTLTQLLAHACHCSACPALSTVSQVLDGSADVVSFQGFVSDRINLNDSTRDAGQANIGVRLTVCDQSGRSLHVFLNFNRNQYPPGLLPGNTLLMSAFRRRVSRSGRVYCSNIAVSWVAVLRVRDERLGDRPPAPIMHLALWTQRSRTVGRVKGHVVCFLFMQLQWNCFECGSVYTQSSCSAQCRSPSVVFDCTVKLVMEDGTGQAHIQFTGALVRQLLGLNCPQWEGLQRAVKARGHIQVYPRGLSQACDDRLLDFLLLCAEGVNSLFLTCNIDNQAKEEVKMLRRGKRDFLTRMAPPLKLTCLQIH; this comes from the exons ATGGATGACATGGACCCCGTGCAGCTGTTCAGGGATCAGTTTAATCCGCAGACTGAAGCC GAAGTCAGGTGGTTAGAAGAACTATTTCATTTCGTTAGAGAGCACTTGTGGCCTTTGAAAACTGGCCCACAGGGGGCGCCCTGCTGCCAGACGG CTGATGAGGGTGTGTCTCACCTGAGTGCAACTCTGCTCAAGAGGATACGTGGAAAGATGTCCAACACATGCTCGCTGCCCCTCAGCTACAG GCCGGTGTGCATCTCCGAGCTTCTTTCTCATCAGCGGCTGGCGTGCGTCAGTAATCTGTCGTGGAGCACCAGTGAGGAACGGGCATCAGCCGAGGAAGCCACGGCGCTGCTGCCGGGCCAGCGGACTCTACCCCGGGCGCACCTCCTGCTGATGGGCCGCCTGACGCACGGCCGTGACGGAGACTGGACACTGACGGACCGCAGCGGCAGTATTCGATGTGAG GTTCTGTCCCCCTCACCTCTGTGGATGGGTCGTCTCATCTTTCTCCCCTCCTGGCACTACATCCCCCACGATGCCTCTGGGCAAGCGCAGCCAGAAGCCCCAGGCTATGTGGAGGTGATTGGCTCTCCTGTTCTGCTGTGTCCTGGTCCTGCACAGAAGTTGTCCTCCAATCCCGTCGCCATCGGAGAGGCTGCGGCCTTAATCCACGACAG GGTGCCAGGACTACGTCTGTCCATTTTCGGACAGGTGACTTCTGtctgccccctgctggtgaTCTCAGGaacttccttcttcttcttgacacTGTCAGACGAGATGCACACACTACCCGTCCTGGTCAag AAAAACAGCAAGCTGTGGTGGGGGCAGTGCGTGTCTTTGGGCGAGTCCGTGTGCGTGACAGCGTTGCGCGTGTGCGTCCTACGACCATGGGGAGAGAAGAGCATCCTGTGCGTGACCGATCACTCCGAAATACACAAGACGCACGATCGACGGCGCCCGCCGGAGGAGGACACGCCACCGGACCCAGCTCCCTTGCCGCCAAAGTCAGAGCCCAGGAGATGCGAGGGCGAACCGGACGGCAAAGAGTCTCAGGTCATCAGCTACCAG GGGACAGTCACAGAGGTGGTGAGCGCGGGGGCGGGGCTTTACGTGATGGACAGGAAGCTAGGACTGTGCCTGGCCTATCAGCCCGAGTTGAAGAGGAAGCTGCGAGTTGGCGACGCGCTGGCG CTCCATCACATTCACTTCCTGTACCAGCCGTGTCCGGACTTCCCGCCCAGCATGCTTTGCACTTGCCTGCGCTCCACTGTGACGGTGACAAAGTTTAGCGCCGTTCTAGCCTCGGACTCGGACCGCAATTGCCCTGACGACGGCGTGTTGCAGAGGTTACTGGTAGAGAGGAACCCGGATGTGTCCCAGTACCTGTGGACGTGCCACCTTTGCTCACAGCTTCGACACAG CTTGCTCCCCAGTACGTCGCCACAGTGCACGTGCCTGTTGTCGTGGAAACTGATGGAGGTTGCGTTTGGACAAGGACAACGAAGCAGAAGAGACATCTATGCTGAGATGTTGGACAAGCCTCACACTTGTCCGCTGACACAG TACGACGGTGACTCGGTGCAGCTCCAATATGTCAGCCTGTCAGAGCTCAGCGACTCCCTTCAGGAGGACTGCTGGGCTTCCTTGTGTCTCAGCTCTCTGCTGCCACCCGATGGAGGTGGTCTGACCCGAGCCCAGATGAACGCCGCCCTGGCCTGGTCAAGCAGAACTTTGAGGTCGGACCCAAAGCACAAGCTGCAGCCTGGAGAGACGCTCAG ACAGCGCCCCCTCCTGCTTGTGGGAGTACTGGAACTACCGTCAGGTGCGTCCCTACATACGCTGCAGCTGAGAGACCGCACGGGAGCCATCGCCTGCGTCATCACGGAAACGACCCAGGAAAAGCCGGCGGGCCACAGCGCGGCTTTCAATACTGCTTGGATag GTTGTCTTGTGTGTGTCCAGCAGTTCACCATGGTAACGGAGCGTTTCCTCCAATCAGATTTCCCCTCCTACCAACACCTGAATAAGCATAAGTTCATCACATACAAACACTGCAG cATTTACCTCCAGTTCTCCCAAGAGAGCATCCACATTTTGAGTCCATCCGTTGCCATGGAAATACACCTGCGTGACAAAGGGGAGGAATCgcgggaagaagaagaggagaaggaaaCTGTGGCGAGGAAGCGAAGAGAAACGGCCGAGGACCGAGAGCCCTCGCGACCTTTGCGGCTTTCGCCTGTTACAGCGCCAACCTGTGTCTCGGTGGTCCTTCGGGTGGAGCAGAAGACCGGCGTGATGTGGCGGGAGGATGCAGAGGCATCTTTTTCCGTCACAGCGACTGTGATTGGGCCGGTGAAGGCCTGGGGGCGGGACCCCAAAAACAGGCCAATGAAAGACTTTGAGACAGGCAATGAGAAAAAG gtgaCCCTGTTGTGTTCCGGCGCGTCGgctcgctggtttcctctcctGCAGCCGGGACGCGTCTACAGACTGGTGGCAAGCGGCACGCAC GACGTCAGCGTTCTGGCGGCCGACGCCGGCCCTCGATGGGGCCAGGACGTCACCCTGCCAGTCCAGCCCGATTGGAAGTTCCACACGCTAACCCAACTCCTTGCACACGCATGCCACTGCAGCGCGTGCCCCGCGCTGTCCACGGTGTCGCAGGTTCTAGACGGCAG tGCCGATGTGGTGTCTTTTCAGGGTTTTGTCTCAGACCGAATCAATCTAAATGACAGTACCAGGGATGCTGGACAAGCAAACAttg gtgtgcgtCTTACAGTGTGTGACCAAAGTGGACGGAGCCTCCATGTCTTCCTGAACTTCAACCGTAACCAGTACCCGCCTGGCCTGTTACCGGGAAACACACTGTTGATGTCTGCTTTCCGCAGGAGGGTATCCAG GTCAGGACGCGTGTATTGCAGTAACATAGCGGTCAGCTGGGTAGCAGTGTTGCGGGTTCGAGATGAGAG GTTGGGGGACCGCCCACCCGCTCCCATCATGCACCTGGCCCTGTGGACACAGCGCAGCCGCACCGTGGGCCGAGTCAAGGGACACGTGGTGTGTTTCCTCTTCATGCAGCTGCAGTGGAACTGCTTTGAGTGTGGCAGTGTGTACACACAG TCATCTTGCAGTGCGCAGTGTCGCTCACCCTCGGTGGTCTTTGACTGCACCGTCAA GTTGGTCATGGAGGACGGCACAGGCCAAGCTCACATCCAGTTCACCGGGGCGCTCGTGCGCCAGCTGCTGGGACTGAATTGTCCCCAGTGGGAGGGGCTTCAAAGGGCAGTGAAGGCCAGAGGACACATCCAAGTGTACCCCCGCGGGCTAAGCCAG GCGTGCGACGACAGGCTCCTTGACTTCCTGTTGTTGTGCGCGGAAGGCGTCAACTCGTTGTTTCTGACCTGCAACATTGACAACCAGGCCAAAGAag AGGTCAAAATGTTGAGACGTGGCAAGAGGGACTTCCTAACAAGAATGGCGCCCCCCCTCAAGCTCACCTGTCTACAAATTCACTGA
- the LOC127599829 gene encoding high mobility group protein B2-like, which yields MMRKDVNKPKGKTSAYAFFVQTCREEHRKKNPEQSVNFAEFSKKCSERWKGLSPSDKKCFEDMAKADKVRYNREMRDYVPPKGFGKRGRKRKDPNAPKRPPSAFFVFCSEYRPSVKQQYPGLSIGDCAKKLGEMWSKLSQSDKLPYEEKAQKLREKYDRDMVAYRGGVSYARNPGSSAQGGEEEEDDEGEDDDEEDDDDE from the exons ATGATGCGAAAGGACGTGAACAAGCCCAAGGGGAAGACGTCTGCGTACGCTTTCTTCGTGCAGACGTGTCGAGAGGAACATCGCAAGAAGAACCCGGAGCAGTCAGTGAACTTTGCCGAGTTCTCCAAGAAGTGTTCAGAGCGATGGAAG GGTTTGTCTCCCAGTGATAAGAAGTGTTTTGAGGACATGGCCAAGGCCGACAAAGTGCGTTACAACAGGGAGATGAGAGATTACGTCCCACCCAAAGGCTTTGGAAAGAGGGGGCGCAAGAGGAAAGACCCTAACGCACCCAAGCGGCCACC GTCGGCGTTCTTCGTGTTCTGCAGTGAGTACCGTCCCAGCGTGAAGCAGCAGTACCCCGGGCTCTCCATAGGCGACTGCGCCAAGAAGCTGGGTGAGATGTGGAGCAAGTTATCACAGTCTGACAAGCTGCCGTACGAGGAGAAGGCGCAGAAACTTCGGGAGAAATATGACCGG GATATGGTAGCGTATCGGGGTGGCGTGTCATATGCCAGGAACCCCGGTTCATCCGCTCAGGgcggtgaggaagaggaggatgacgagggcgaggatgatgatgaagaggatgatgatgacga gtaa